A single window of Mycolicibacterium aurum DNA harbors:
- a CDS encoding ATP-grasp domain-containing protein, producing the protein MTVLRRSPPVTAATRSGGSAGTPRTLLALAALTLTLPVDAALVCLALLRRSRKPLSAGGAGPPVTVLITGGKMTKALQLARSFHACGHRVILVESAKYRFTGHRFSRAVDAFHVVPEPTHANYARALADIVRREAVDVFVPVSSPAASVHDADAGDVLSGLCEVLHVDPQTVRTLDDKSEFSRLAASLGLRVPDSRRITDASEIEEFDFPGDRTYILKRIAYNPVGRMDLTPLSAATPQRNVEFARSLGITAQDPWILQEFVTGQEYCTHSTVRDGAVLVYGCCESSAFQVNYAHVDKPEITDWVRRFAGASGLTGQVSFDFIEAADGHAYAIECNPRTHSAITMFYDDPRVAPAYLGDGHTMIVPSPRARPTYWIYHELWRLLREPDRRRRLRTIRAGKDAIFDWNDPLPYLMVHHLQIPSLLVHNLRARRGWSRIDFNIGKLVEPGGD; encoded by the coding sequence GTGACGGTGCTGCGCCGCAGCCCACCCGTCACCGCCGCGACGAGGTCCGGCGGGTCCGCCGGGACCCCTCGTACGCTGCTGGCATTGGCCGCCCTGACCCTGACACTGCCTGTCGACGCCGCGCTCGTGTGCCTGGCGTTACTGCGGCGGAGCCGGAAACCCTTGTCCGCCGGCGGTGCCGGGCCACCGGTCACCGTGTTGATCACCGGTGGCAAGATGACCAAGGCGCTCCAGTTGGCCCGCTCGTTCCACGCCTGCGGGCACCGGGTCATCCTGGTGGAGTCGGCGAAGTACCGATTCACCGGTCACCGTTTCTCCCGCGCGGTCGACGCCTTCCACGTGGTTCCCGAGCCCACCCACGCGAACTACGCACGGGCCCTTGCCGATATCGTCCGGCGCGAAGCGGTGGACGTCTTCGTGCCGGTCTCCAGCCCGGCAGCCAGCGTGCACGACGCCGACGCCGGTGACGTGCTGAGCGGACTCTGCGAAGTGCTGCATGTCGACCCGCAGACCGTACGCACCCTGGACGACAAATCCGAATTCTCCCGGCTGGCAGCCTCTCTGGGGCTGCGGGTGCCCGATTCACGCCGGATCACCGACGCCAGCGAGATCGAGGAGTTCGACTTTCCGGGCGACCGCACCTATATCCTCAAGCGCATCGCCTACAACCCCGTGGGCCGGATGGATCTGACCCCACTGTCAGCGGCGACGCCCCAGCGCAACGTCGAGTTCGCGCGTTCTCTCGGCATCACCGCACAGGACCCCTGGATCCTGCAGGAATTCGTGACCGGGCAGGAGTACTGCACACACAGCACCGTCCGCGACGGCGCCGTCCTGGTGTACGGATGTTGTGAATCGTCGGCGTTCCAGGTCAATTACGCCCACGTCGACAAGCCCGAGATCACGGACTGGGTACGACGATTCGCCGGCGCGTCGGGTCTCACCGGCCAGGTGTCGTTCGATTTCATCGAGGCCGCCGACGGCCACGCCTACGCGATCGAGTGCAACCCGCGCACGCACTCGGCCATCACGATGTTCTACGACGACCCGCGGGTGGCTCCGGCCTACCTGGGCGACGGGCACACCATGATCGTTCCGTCGCCCCGGGCGCGGCCGACCTACTGGATCTACCACGAGTTGTGGCGCCTTCTGCGCGAACCCGATCGGCGACGGCGGTTGCGCACCATCCGGGCCGGCAAGGACGCGATCTTCGACTGGAACGATCCGCTGCCCTACCTCATGGTCCATCATCTCCAGATTCCGTCGCTGCTCGTACACAACCTCCGGGCCAGGCGTGGATGGAGCCGCATCGATTTCAACATCGGCAAGCTCGTCGAACCGGGCGGTGACTGA
- a CDS encoding O-methyltransferase, with amino-acid sequence MSGPAVAPQVPAAARPVTPTTILAAELDAVCDELDGVAGVPAPVTARLRRIRDLAVGLDSYVGECTTPESADLARLARRTAATDWAHRDAPPQSVFLEQEMLSGHVEGQALKFLVRLSGATRVLEIGMFTGYSALAMAEALPAGGSVLACEVDAEVARFARECFDESPVGDRISIAVGPAMDTLRAQAESFDGVPFDFVFIDADKAGYRGYLDFLLDSPLLGPDAVIAVDNTLMQGQPYTGGERSPNGEAIADFNRAVADDPRVEQVLIPLRDGVTLIRRVSG; translated from the coding sequence GTGAGCGGACCCGCGGTGGCGCCGCAGGTCCCCGCTGCCGCCCGCCCGGTGACACCCACCACCATCCTCGCCGCCGAACTCGACGCGGTGTGCGACGAGCTGGACGGTGTCGCCGGCGTTCCCGCGCCGGTGACAGCACGGTTGCGGCGAATCCGCGACCTGGCGGTGGGTCTGGACTCCTACGTCGGGGAGTGCACGACGCCGGAGTCGGCTGACCTTGCACGGCTGGCCAGACGCACCGCCGCCACCGACTGGGCGCATCGGGACGCGCCCCCGCAGTCCGTGTTCCTGGAACAGGAGATGCTGTCCGGCCACGTCGAGGGTCAGGCACTGAAGTTCCTGGTCCGGCTCAGCGGCGCCACGCGGGTGCTGGAGATCGGGATGTTCACCGGCTACTCGGCCCTGGCGATGGCCGAGGCCCTGCCGGCCGGCGGGTCGGTGCTGGCGTGCGAGGTCGACGCGGAGGTGGCCCGATTCGCGCGGGAGTGTTTCGACGAGTCCCCGGTCGGTGACCGCATCTCCATTGCGGTGGGTCCCGCGATGGACACGCTGCGCGCGCAGGCCGAATCGTTCGACGGTGTGCCGTTCGACTTCGTGTTCATCGACGCCGACAAGGCCGGATATCGAGGCTACCTCGACTTCCTGCTGGACAGCCCGCTGTTGGGGCCCGACGCGGTGATCGCCGTCGACAACACCCTGATGCAGGGTCAGCCCTACACCGGAGGCGAACGCTCACCCAACGGTGAGGCCATCGCGGACTTCAACCGCGCCGTCGCCGACGACCCGCGGGTGGAGCAGGTGCTCATCCCCCTGAGAGACGGAGTGACGTTGATCCGGCGGGTCTCGGGGTGA
- a CDS encoding sedoheptulose 7-phosphate cyclase gives MSTTKARVTVSDSVFHVEGYEKIEYDLQYVNGVFDPENTSLADCYRTYGRTLMVIDESVYTLYRTQIDAYFQRHGIDLTVVAIQIRETAKSLATFERIVEAFDAYGLVRTEPVLVVGGGLTTDVAGFACASYRRNTPYIRIPTTLIGLIDASVSIKVAVNFGKHKNRLGAYHASQKVFLDFSFLRTLPEDQVRNGMAELIKIAVVGNTEIFDLLETHGPDLLRTRFGHLDGTPELRSAGDRLTFQAIATMLELEAPNLHEIDLDRVIAFGHTWSPTLELTPERPFFHGHAINIDMALSTTLAEQRGHLATADRDRVLGVMSALGLALDSEYLTPELLASATDSILKTRDGLLRAAIPDPIGRCRFLNDVTVEELADTLTLHKKLCLEFERAGEGVDVFAPVDSDAHR, from the coding sequence ATGAGCACGACGAAAGCCCGAGTCACCGTGTCGGACAGTGTCTTTCACGTCGAGGGTTACGAGAAGATCGAGTACGACCTGCAGTACGTCAACGGCGTCTTCGATCCCGAGAACACCTCGCTGGCCGACTGTTACCGGACCTACGGCCGCACACTGATGGTCATCGACGAATCGGTGTACACGCTGTACCGCACGCAGATCGACGCCTACTTCCAGCGGCACGGAATCGACTTGACGGTCGTTGCGATTCAGATCCGGGAGACCGCCAAGTCGCTGGCCACGTTCGAGCGCATCGTGGAAGCGTTCGACGCCTACGGCCTTGTCCGCACGGAGCCGGTGCTCGTCGTCGGCGGTGGTCTCACCACCGACGTCGCCGGCTTCGCATGCGCCAGTTACCGGCGGAACACCCCCTACATCCGCATCCCGACCACGCTCATCGGGCTGATCGACGCCAGCGTGTCGATCAAGGTGGCGGTCAACTTCGGCAAGCACAAGAACCGGCTCGGCGCCTACCACGCGTCGCAGAAGGTGTTCCTCGACTTCTCGTTCCTGCGAACGCTTCCCGAGGATCAGGTGCGCAACGGCATGGCGGAGCTGATCAAGATCGCCGTCGTCGGAAACACGGAGATCTTCGACCTGCTCGAAACACACGGGCCGGACCTGCTGCGGACCCGGTTCGGCCACCTCGACGGCACCCCCGAACTGCGCAGCGCCGGTGACCGTCTGACCTTCCAGGCCATCGCGACGATGCTGGAATTGGAGGCCCCGAATCTGCACGAGATCGACCTGGACCGGGTGATCGCCTTCGGCCACACCTGGAGTCCCACGCTGGAGCTGACGCCGGAGCGGCCGTTCTTCCACGGCCACGCCATCAACATCGACATGGCGCTGTCGACGACGCTGGCCGAGCAGCGCGGCCATCTGGCCACCGCCGACCGTGACCGGGTGCTCGGGGTCATGAGCGCACTCGGCCTGGCACTCGACAGCGAGTACCTGACACCCGAGCTGCTGGCGTCGGCGACGGACTCGATCCTCAAGACGCGAGACGGCTTGCTGCGTGCCGCCATTCCCGATCCGATCGGCCGGTGCCGGTTCCTCAACGACGTCACCGTGGAGGAGCTGGCCGACACGTTGACCCTGCACAAGAAGTTGTGCCTGGAGTTCGAGCGGGCGGGTGAGGGCGTGGACGTCTTCGCCCCGGTCGACTCGGATGCGCATCGGTGA
- a CDS encoding HAD family hydrolase, with product MSALLFGSISTLADTSELQRRAFNEAFEAHGLEWNWSREDYAAMLGSNGGQDRIAEFAKGRNEDVDAAAVHATKSSIFQELLGTSGVSARPGVIETVQRAKRDGLRLGFVTTTSADNIAALLGALAPDVTAETFDIVVDGSAVTSGKPDPEVYRYALAQLGEDAGDTVAIEDNPGGVRAATGAGISCVAFPNENTAEGDFGGAAATVDALDADHVVSLLKS from the coding sequence ATGTCCGCACTCCTCTTCGGCTCCATCAGCACCCTTGCCGACACGTCCGAACTGCAGCGTCGCGCCTTCAACGAGGCGTTCGAGGCGCACGGGCTGGAATGGAACTGGTCGCGCGAGGACTACGCCGCGATGCTCGGCAGCAACGGAGGCCAGGACCGCATCGCCGAGTTCGCGAAGGGCCGCAACGAAGACGTGGACGCGGCGGCGGTCCACGCCACGAAGTCGTCGATCTTCCAGGAGCTCCTGGGCACGTCGGGAGTGTCGGCCCGGCCCGGGGTCATCGAGACGGTGCAGCGCGCCAAGCGCGACGGACTCCGCCTCGGGTTCGTCACCACGACGTCGGCGGACAACATCGCCGCGCTGCTCGGCGCGCTCGCCCCCGACGTCACCGCCGAGACGTTCGACATCGTCGTCGACGGCTCGGCGGTGACCTCGGGGAAGCCCGATCCCGAGGTATATCGCTACGCGCTTGCGCAGCTCGGCGAGGACGCAGGCGACACCGTCGCCATCGAGGACAATCCCGGCGGCGTCCGCGCGGCCACCGGCGCGGGCATCTCCTGCGTGGCCTTTCCGAACGAGAACACCGCCGAGGGTGACTTCGGCGGCGCGGCGGCGACGGTGGATGCACTCGACGCCGACCACGTGGTCTCGCTGTTGAAGTCCTGA
- a CDS encoding TetR/AcrR family transcriptional regulator: MAPADRAAPPASQDARVGRTRADVSRAALKVLVDEGCEALTHAHLAEMAGYSKTTLYSHWPARLDLIMLALDALGEMPHQERSGNLRVDIIGELRVFRQAVIDLRLDHILSVMAQWASAEEMAQVRDRINGDGQRPLRVMLSEILDGAELDAAVSMLTGVVACPTLMFGTLPSDDVIDAAVGLVLSAAGSTA; the protein is encoded by the coding sequence GTGGCACCGGCCGATCGCGCAGCACCGCCAGCGAGCCAGGACGCCCGCGTCGGTCGAACCCGCGCCGACGTCAGCCGGGCAGCGCTCAAGGTGCTCGTCGACGAAGGATGTGAGGCGCTGACCCACGCCCACCTCGCCGAGATGGCGGGATACTCGAAGACCACCCTGTACTCGCATTGGCCCGCCAGGCTCGACCTGATCATGTTGGCGCTCGACGCTCTCGGCGAGATGCCTCATCAGGAACGCTCCGGGAACCTCCGCGTCGACATCATCGGGGAGCTCCGGGTCTTCCGGCAGGCGGTGATCGATCTGCGGCTCGACCACATTCTGTCGGTGATGGCTCAGTGGGCGTCGGCGGAGGAGATGGCGCAGGTCCGCGACCGGATCAACGGCGACGGCCAGCGGCCGTTGCGGGTCATGCTGAGCGAGATTCTCGACGGGGCGGAACTTGACGCCGCGGTGTCGATGCTCACCGGCGTGGTCGCCTGCCCGACCCTGATGTTCGGCACCCTGCCCAGTGACGACGTCATCGACGCCGCGGTCGGCCTCGTCCTGTCTGCCGCCGGCTCGACCGCCTAG
- the trxA gene encoding thioredoxin, which produces MATQDITAEQFNNTINDNEIVLVDFWASWCGPCKAFAPTFAASSEKHPDVVYAKVDTEAEQQLAAAADIRSIPTLMAFKKGKLVFNQAGALPPAALEDLIQKVKEFDIDAAVASEQAGPEQA; this is translated from the coding sequence GTGGCTACTCAAGACATCACCGCAGAACAGTTCAACAACACCATCAACGACAACGAGATCGTGCTGGTGGATTTCTGGGCATCCTGGTGCGGACCGTGTAAGGCGTTCGCGCCGACATTCGCCGCGTCGTCGGAGAAACACCCCGACGTGGTGTACGCCAAGGTCGACACCGAGGCCGAGCAACAGCTCGCCGCCGCCGCGGACATCCGGTCGATCCCGACGCTGATGGCGTTCAAGAAGGGCAAGCTGGTGTTCAACCAGGCTGGCGCCCTTCCGCCGGCCGCGCTGGAAGATCTGATCCAGAAGGTCAAGGAGTTCGACATCGACGCGGCTGTCGCGTCGGAGCAGGCCGGGCCCGAGCAGGCCTGA
- a CDS encoding enoyl-CoA hydratase → MTGTEQFVLVEHPRPAVALVTLNRPERMNSMAFDVMVPLKAALDEISHDNDVRAVVLTGAGRGFSSGADHKSAGSVPHVDGLTRPTFGLRSMEILDDVILALRKLHQPVIAAVNGAAIGGGLCLALAADIRVAATDAYFRAAGINNGLTASELGLSYLLPRAIGSSRAFEIMLTGRDVDAEEAARIGLVSRHVPPEELLDTCYAIAERIAAFSRPGTELTKRTLWSGLDAGSLESHMQAEGLGQLYIRLLTSNFEEAVAARKDGRAPLFTDDKRESP, encoded by the coding sequence GTGACCGGTACCGAACAGTTCGTCCTCGTCGAGCATCCGCGACCCGCTGTGGCGCTGGTGACGCTGAACCGGCCGGAGCGGATGAACTCGATGGCGTTCGACGTCATGGTCCCGCTCAAGGCGGCCCTCGACGAGATCAGCCATGACAACGACGTCCGCGCGGTGGTGCTCACCGGCGCGGGACGCGGATTCTCCTCCGGTGCCGATCACAAGTCGGCAGGGTCGGTGCCCCATGTCGACGGTCTCACGAGACCGACCTTCGGTCTTCGCTCCATGGAGATTCTCGACGACGTCATCCTCGCGCTGAGGAAGCTGCACCAGCCCGTCATCGCCGCGGTCAACGGTGCCGCCATCGGGGGAGGACTCTGCCTGGCCCTCGCGGCCGACATCCGCGTCGCCGCCACGGACGCGTACTTCCGCGCCGCCGGCATCAACAACGGTCTGACCGCCAGCGAGCTGGGGCTGAGTTACCTGCTGCCACGGGCCATCGGCAGCTCCCGGGCGTTCGAGATCATGCTGACCGGACGCGATGTCGATGCCGAGGAGGCCGCTCGCATCGGGTTGGTGTCCCGGCACGTGCCGCCCGAGGAGTTGCTGGACACCTGTTATGCGATCGCGGAACGCATCGCAGCGTTCTCCCGGCCGGGAACCGAGCTGACCAAGCGCACACTCTGGAGTGGCCTCGACGCCGGCTCGCTGGAGTCACACATGCAGGCCGAGGGACTCGGACAGCTCTATATTCGGCTGCTGACCAGCAATTTCGAAGAGGCTGTCGCGGCGCGCAAGGACGGGCGGGCGCCGCTGTTCACCGACGACAAGCGCGAGAGTCCATGA
- a CDS encoding alpha/beta fold hydrolase, whose product MSRFRVAGSLAATAGLAVLAARHGRRPVPAARRAAGPGAPPASGDGQPPAVPPERPLEYASVAAHFDATARANADRVALRTAAQSTSYRQLLAAAHAARTAQSPLARLPRAALVPASLTPAAVSTILGLFAHGTTVVALDPEMPANRTRKIAAILNANGFEVTAASAATGAFDAADEPTDDVRLCAGAGIDEVTSIQFTSGSTGTPKAVLHTNGLWLADAQLLNDRFGLADGRRVALCMPISFAGGLNVLIGSLLGGAEIVAVDPREYSAPEALDRIRAADAQVITCTPSFVDALHRAAGGTTLTRVERIVTTGEPIQARHVRLGRELAPHAVITNWAGSTETLAIASHDIPPGAPAPRGVVPVGIPAPHKRIDISDDGTVSITSRYLGRGYLDPSASAATFVDNGNATTTYAGGDAGRWDENGHLVLSGRADSCVKIRGYLVEPAEIEAALASYDDIREVVVVATAATTHTPTLTAYVAPSATERTPSAADLRTRLHRDLPPWMVPAHIEILAALPRGDRGKVDRSALPEPRRVPFQSPCGSIESAVARVWSRVLCVDSVGRDDSFYALGGDSLAVAQMVVDLRESHGIAVHPSDLAAAPTLADFARKLATDTRADPSAKPTTVALRPLSDDTLGPPLFCFTGAGASALCFVPFAERMGEQTAVYTFEPSGLTRGTFPDWSIARAVQRHWEDLRRIQPHGPYTLIGHSLGAHIALETARRLEAVGETVDMVVLLDPWLSPRVAHDARRELPGATVTLQTDEANSRRTWWERQKTVPLAGLFSGDHHRKTRAVEEAGMIAGYRHRPLPWGGRALLILSHLNRDDPRLWTRVLTGDVQTRVLECDHHSVVRTPHIDAVVDCIMDSRACRR is encoded by the coding sequence ATGAGCCGGTTCAGGGTCGCCGGGTCTCTTGCCGCCACCGCCGGCCTCGCGGTGCTCGCCGCGCGTCACGGGCGTCGACCCGTCCCCGCTGCCCGGCGCGCCGCCGGTCCAGGTGCACCACCGGCTTCGGGGGACGGGCAGCCGCCGGCCGTTCCGCCGGAACGCCCCCTCGAATACGCCTCGGTCGCAGCGCACTTCGACGCGACCGCGCGCGCCAACGCCGACCGGGTGGCGCTGCGCACCGCGGCGCAGTCGACGTCCTACCGTCAGTTGCTCGCCGCAGCGCACGCCGCGCGGACAGCACAGTCACCACTAGCCCGGCTTCCGCGGGCCGCACTCGTCCCGGCGTCGCTCACCCCGGCAGCGGTCTCCACCATCCTCGGACTGTTCGCCCACGGCACCACCGTGGTCGCACTCGATCCCGAGATGCCCGCCAACCGGACGCGCAAGATCGCGGCCATCCTCAACGCCAACGGGTTCGAGGTGACAGCGGCGAGTGCCGCGACCGGCGCCTTCGACGCCGCGGACGAACCGACAGACGATGTGCGGTTGTGCGCGGGCGCGGGGATCGACGAGGTCACCAGCATCCAGTTCACCTCGGGATCCACCGGTACGCCCAAGGCCGTACTGCACACCAACGGGCTGTGGCTGGCCGACGCCCAACTGCTCAACGACCGCTTCGGCCTGGCCGACGGCCGCAGGGTTGCCCTGTGCATGCCGATCAGCTTCGCCGGCGGACTCAACGTCCTGATCGGCTCACTGCTCGGCGGGGCCGAGATCGTCGCCGTCGACCCCCGCGAGTACAGCGCGCCGGAGGCGCTCGATCGCATCCGTGCGGCAGACGCCCAGGTGATCACCTGTACGCCCTCGTTCGTGGACGCTCTGCACCGCGCCGCGGGCGGCACCACCTTGACACGTGTGGAACGCATCGTCACCACCGGGGAGCCCATCCAGGCGCGCCACGTCAGGCTCGGACGGGAACTGGCGCCACACGCCGTCATCACCAACTGGGCCGGCTCGACCGAGACGCTGGCCATCGCCAGCCATGACATCCCGCCGGGCGCACCCGCGCCACGTGGGGTGGTACCGGTCGGAATCCCGGCTCCGCACAAGAGGATCGACATCAGCGACGACGGAACCGTCTCCATCACCTCCCGCTACCTCGGCCGCGGGTATCTCGATCCGTCGGCGTCTGCTGCCACGTTCGTCGACAACGGGAACGCCACCACGACGTACGCGGGCGGCGACGCCGGACGCTGGGACGAGAACGGACACCTCGTGCTGTCCGGGCGCGCCGACTCATGCGTGAAGATCCGCGGCTACCTGGTGGAACCGGCCGAGATCGAGGCCGCGCTGGCGTCCTACGACGACATCCGTGAGGTCGTCGTGGTCGCCACCGCCGCGACGACGCACACGCCGACGCTGACCGCCTACGTCGCGCCGAGCGCGACCGAGAGGACTCCGTCGGCCGCCGATCTGCGCACCCGTTTGCATCGCGATCTGCCGCCGTGGATGGTGCCCGCCCACATCGAGATCCTCGCCGCGCTCCCCCGGGGCGACCGCGGCAAGGTGGACCGGTCGGCGCTGCCCGAACCGCGTCGCGTTCCCTTCCAATCCCCCTGCGGGTCCATCGAATCCGCGGTCGCGCGGGTGTGGTCCCGGGTATTGTGCGTCGATTCGGTGGGTCGCGACGACAGTTTCTACGCGCTCGGCGGTGATTCGCTGGCGGTGGCGCAGATGGTGGTGGACCTGCGGGAAAGCCACGGCATCGCGGTGCATCCGTCAGACCTCGCCGCCGCCCCCACGCTCGCGGACTTCGCGCGGAAGCTGGCCACGGACACCCGGGCCGACCCGTCCGCCAAGCCGACGACGGTCGCTCTGCGCCCGCTGTCGGACGACACCCTGGGCCCTCCGCTGTTCTGCTTCACCGGGGCGGGCGCGTCGGCGCTGTGCTTCGTTCCGTTCGCCGAGCGGATGGGCGAGCAGACCGCCGTCTACACGTTCGAGCCAAGCGGGTTGACCCGGGGCACCTTCCCGGATTGGTCGATAGCGCGTGCGGTACAACGACATTGGGAGGACCTACGGCGTATCCAGCCGCACGGCCCCTACACGCTGATCGGCCACTCGCTGGGGGCGCACATCGCACTGGAAACGGCCCGGCGGCTCGAGGCGGTGGGCGAGACCGTCGACATGGTGGTCCTGCTCGACCCGTGGCTCTCACCCCGGGTGGCCCACGACGCACGCCGGGAGCTTCCCGGGGCGACCGTCACCCTGCAGACGGACGAGGCGAACAGCCGCCGAACCTGGTGGGAGAGGCAGAAAACGGTCCCGCTGGCCGGGTTGTTCTCCGGCGATCATCACCGCAAGACCCGCGCCGTCGAGGAAGCCGGGATGATCGCCGGGTACCGGCACCGGCCACTGCCGTGGGGCGGGCGCGCCCTGCTGATTCTGAGCCACCTCAACAGAGACGATCCGCGGCTGTGGACGCGGGTGCTGACCGGCGATGTGCAGACCCGGGTGCTCGAATGCGATCACCACTCGGTGGTGCGCACCCCGCACATCGATGCCGTCGTGGACTGCATCATGGACTCTCGCGCTTGTCGTCGGTGA